Proteins encoded together in one Planctomyces sp. SH-PL14 window:
- a CDS encoding aminotransferase class III-fold pyridoxal phosphate-dependent enzyme, protein MSVPATAPAAPSTAPAPVSAPARKPVEPISFANEPKSNAHRSVLTHKEPVAQRTLTPSQLVIARSAGTFHWTPEGRRLYDFTSGVLVSNLGHNPRRWMQRFAAYMGWKPEHISGPTAAEGEYFSAVPLTAYNAMTEVESQSVERLIRNMQGEKGGKRMETVLWAASGSEAVQKALWACLHRDKSRDLIVATRYGFHGKKGLAGAVTGSESDTDRDPRVKFVGFPREEIDDVSRYGQPVDLAPYRRELDALWKEFGNRLNVLITEPYLGGGGSFHPPKEYHLMLQEWCRQHDIILIFDEIQANFGRTGEVYAYTKYGIEPDIVCLGKGLGNGMPVAAAVGRADIMASLTYGEGSDTWSCNPVACASVLATLDEFESTDVMAHSRKLSKLILDTLVGLKSTGVVAKVRGEGMVFGIECAAYKGMTPHQTAMEVVRRCYLGEVGGDGIHLLGPLSQKVLRVSPPMTMTVEEAQASLALLTRIVGSM, encoded by the coding sequence ATGTCCGTCCCTGCGACTGCTCCCGCCGCTCCCTCCACCGCCCCCGCTCCTGTCTCCGCGCCCGCCCGCAAGCCTGTCGAGCCGATCTCGTTCGCCAATGAGCCGAAGTCGAATGCGCACCGCTCGGTCCTGACGCACAAGGAGCCGGTCGCCCAGCGGACACTGACCCCCAGCCAGCTCGTCATCGCCCGCTCAGCCGGCACGTTCCATTGGACGCCGGAAGGACGGCGGCTGTACGACTTCACGTCGGGCGTGCTCGTCTCCAACCTCGGACACAACCCCCGCCGCTGGATGCAGCGGTTTGCCGCCTACATGGGCTGGAAGCCGGAACACATCTCCGGCCCCACCGCGGCCGAAGGGGAGTATTTCTCTGCCGTCCCGCTGACCGCCTACAACGCGATGACGGAGGTCGAATCGCAGTCGGTCGAACGGCTCATCCGCAACATGCAGGGTGAGAAGGGCGGAAAGCGGATGGAGACCGTCCTGTGGGCCGCCAGCGGCTCCGAGGCGGTCCAGAAGGCGCTGTGGGCCTGCCTCCACCGCGACAAGTCCCGCGACCTGATCGTCGCCACCCGCTACGGGTTCCACGGCAAAAAAGGCCTCGCCGGAGCCGTCACGGGATCGGAGTCGGATACGGACCGCGACCCGCGGGTCAAGTTCGTGGGCTTCCCGCGCGAGGAGATCGACGACGTCAGCCGTTACGGCCAGCCGGTCGACCTGGCCCCCTATCGCCGGGAACTGGACGCCCTCTGGAAAGAATTCGGAAACCGGCTGAATGTTTTGATCACCGAGCCGTATCTGGGCGGGGGAGGGAGCTTCCATCCGCCGAAGGAGTATCACCTGATGCTTCAGGAGTGGTGCCGGCAGCACGACATCATCCTGATCTTCGACGAGATCCAGGCCAACTTCGGCCGGACCGGCGAGGTGTACGCCTACACGAAGTACGGCATTGAGCCCGATATCGTCTGCCTCGGCAAGGGTCTCGGGAACGGGATGCCGGTCGCCGCGGCGGTCGGCCGGGCGGACATCATGGCCAGCCTGACCTACGGCGAAGGCTCCGACACCTGGAGCTGTAACCCGGTCGCCTGCGCCTCGGTCCTGGCGACGCTCGACGAATTCGAGTCGACCGACGTCATGGCCCATTCCCGCAAGCTGTCGAAGCTGATCCTCGACACCCTGGTCGGCCTGAAGTCGACCGGCGTCGTGGCGAAGGTCCGCGGCGAGGGGATGGTGTTCGGCATTGAATGTGCCGCCTACAAGGGGATGACGCCCCACCAGACGGCGATGGAAGTGGTCCGCCGCTGTTACCTCGGCGAGGTGGGGGGCGATGGGATCCATCTCCTTGGCCCTCTGTCCCAGAAGGTCCTGCGGGTCAGCCCGCCGATGACGATGACGGTCGAGGAGGCTCAGGCCTCGCTCGCCCTTTTGACCAGGATCGTCGGATCGATGTAG
- a CDS encoding DUF1598 domain-containing protein yields the protein MFRQTAFAALALWGLSAAASFAFAQQNPPNNNPGGILIDPSGVIRPAEAKRESATVSKKRREAFAKERIPAGIVEASELRVVSLVEVEEKIAALHAAGKPVSPALEYLSGLTRIDYVFVDEENKDVCLAGPAEGFGPDASGTMVGLESGRPVIMWSDLVVAFRAVKSGERTMGCSIDPVPDNMAKLQDFLRQNNTPALANEAHRRFEEMARLLGMQDVRVWGVPPETHFGQVMVAADFRMKRLALGFEAAGVKGFKSNLALTAPGANAIQRWWFSPLYEPIEMSPDKLAFHIQGQRLQVLSQDQISDVEGNRRDAPFKRKSTEAFSKQFTDLIPELAREHLVFAELQNLFDLAVVATLCQEYRLSARAGWSMETLLDPAKMPVATGHAPKSMPSAYSSRKAGRAIVALIGGVTMLPDGVAQSARPAEEMSAKLTQLRSERAKRPRPE from the coding sequence ATGTTCCGCCAGACTGCTTTCGCGGCGCTCGCCCTGTGGGGTTTGAGCGCAGCCGCTTCGTTTGCCTTCGCGCAGCAGAATCCCCCCAACAACAATCCCGGGGGGATTCTGATCGATCCGTCGGGAGTGATCCGCCCCGCCGAGGCGAAGCGGGAGTCGGCGACCGTCTCGAAGAAGCGCCGCGAGGCGTTCGCCAAGGAGCGGATCCCGGCCGGGATCGTCGAGGCGAGCGAGCTGCGGGTCGTATCGCTCGTCGAAGTCGAGGAGAAGATTGCCGCACTCCATGCCGCCGGCAAGCCGGTGTCGCCGGCCCTCGAGTATCTCTCGGGACTGACACGGATCGACTACGTCTTCGTCGACGAAGAGAACAAGGACGTCTGCCTGGCGGGGCCGGCCGAAGGGTTCGGGCCTGATGCGTCCGGGACAATGGTGGGACTCGAGTCCGGCCGGCCGGTCATTATGTGGTCGGACCTCGTCGTCGCCTTCCGGGCCGTGAAGTCGGGAGAGCGGACGATGGGTTGCTCCATCGACCCGGTCCCGGACAACATGGCGAAGCTGCAGGACTTCCTGCGTCAGAACAACACGCCGGCCCTCGCCAACGAGGCCCATCGGCGGTTCGAAGAGATGGCTCGCCTGCTGGGCATGCAGGATGTCCGCGTTTGGGGCGTGCCACCGGAGACGCACTTCGGGCAGGTGATGGTGGCGGCGGACTTTCGAATGAAGCGGCTGGCGCTCGGTTTCGAGGCGGCCGGCGTCAAGGGGTTCAAGTCGAACCTCGCCCTGACGGCGCCAGGGGCCAACGCGATCCAGCGGTGGTGGTTCTCGCCGCTCTACGAGCCGATCGAGATGTCGCCGGACAAGCTGGCATTCCATATCCAGGGGCAGCGGCTCCAGGTCCTCTCGCAGGACCAGATCTCCGACGTCGAAGGGAACCGCCGCGACGCGCCGTTCAAGCGGAAGTCGACCGAGGCGTTCTCGAAGCAGTTCACCGACCTGATCCCCGAACTGGCCCGCGAGCACCTTGTGTTCGCCGAGCTCCAGAACCTGTTCGACCTCGCGGTCGTGGCGACGCTGTGCCAGGAGTACCGGCTGTCGGCGCGGGCCGGCTGGTCGATGGAGACTCTCCTCGATCCGGCGAAGATGCCGGTGGCGACCGGCCATGCTCCGAAGTCGATGCCCTCGGCCTACAGCTCCCGGAAGGCGGGGCGGGCGATCGTGGCGCTCATTGGCGGCGTGACGATGCTCCCGGACGGCGTCGCCCAGAGCGCCCGGCCGGCGGAAGAGATGTCGGCCAAGCTGACGCAGCTCCGCAGTGAGCGGGCGAAGCGGCCCCGTCCCGAGTAG
- a CDS encoding cytochrome P450 encodes MPSPRIAPGVSQWLPLPWGEFGGMLRDPLAYFSSARDRFGDLIRIRIGPTLLHVAVHPEFVRRILIDDAKLFVRGWHYGLLRRLMGANLVVTDGPEWLRHRRLSQPAFARGRLANYARVMETATREMERRWDEACAAGQALDVHHEMARLTLSIATRTLFGQEIGKEEQAIAPAFEIAQSYLEYRFNHIATSPPTWVPTRRNREFRRTLAELNAIVAGIITRRRSEQHRGSGTAEHDDLLSRLLIAQDAESKTSLSDDEVRSTVLAFLLAGHETTAMALTWILLVLADDPELRERLRAESSSEDDASVSALDLDRFDLVRRVIEESLRLYPPVWGVIREATQEVELGGFTVPARTPILVSPYLTQRHPEVWPDPGRFDPERFADGRRDQIPRGALFPFLAGPHVCIGQEFALVEMRTVLARLIRRFDWSPVDGPRPEPKATIVLRPAGIHRIRLTRAD; translated from the coding sequence ATGCCCAGCCCCCGCATCGCTCCCGGAGTCTCGCAGTGGCTGCCGCTCCCCTGGGGGGAGTTCGGCGGCATGCTCCGCGATCCGCTCGCCTACTTCTCCTCCGCCCGCGACCGGTTCGGCGACCTCATCCGCATCCGGATCGGCCCGACCCTACTGCACGTCGCCGTCCATCCGGAGTTCGTCCGCCGGATCCTGATCGACGACGCCAAGCTCTTCGTCCGCGGCTGGCACTACGGTCTCCTCCGCCGGCTCATGGGAGCGAACCTCGTCGTCACCGACGGCCCCGAGTGGCTGCGGCACCGCCGCCTCTCGCAGCCGGCCTTCGCCCGCGGCCGCCTCGCGAACTACGCCCGTGTCATGGAGACCGCAACGCGGGAAATGGAGCGACGCTGGGATGAGGCCTGTGCCGCGGGACAGGCGCTGGACGTCCATCACGAGATGGCGCGGCTCACGCTCTCCATCGCCACCCGCACGCTGTTCGGCCAGGAGATCGGGAAGGAAGAGCAGGCGATCGCCCCGGCGTTCGAGATCGCCCAGTCCTATCTCGAGTACCGCTTCAACCACATCGCCACCTCTCCACCGACGTGGGTGCCGACCCGGCGTAACCGCGAGTTCCGGCGAACGCTCGCCGAACTGAACGCCATCGTGGCCGGGATCATCACTCGCCGCCGCAGTGAACAGCACCGCGGAAGTGGAACGGCCGAGCACGATGATCTCCTCTCGCGCCTGCTCATCGCGCAGGACGCCGAGAGCAAGACATCTCTCTCCGACGACGAGGTCCGCAGCACCGTCCTCGCGTTCCTGCTCGCAGGGCACGAGACGACCGCGATGGCGCTGACCTGGATTCTCCTCGTCCTCGCAGACGATCCGGAGTTGCGTGAGCGTCTGCGGGCCGAGAGTTCATCCGAAGACGACGCATCCGTTTCGGCTCTGGACCTCGACCGGTTCGATCTCGTCCGGCGGGTGATCGAGGAGAGCCTGCGTCTCTATCCCCCAGTCTGGGGCGTGATCCGCGAAGCGACGCAGGAGGTCGAGCTCGGCGGTTTCACGGTCCCGGCCCGCACACCGATCCTCGTTTCCCCTTACCTGACGCAGCGGCACCCGGAAGTCTGGCCCGACCCCGGCCGCTTCGATCCGGAACGGTTCGCCGATGGACGTCGAGATCAGATCCCGCGCGGCGCCCTGTTCCCGTTCCTGGCGGGACCGCACGTCTGCATCGGACAGGAGTTCGCGCTCGTGGAGATGCGGACGGTCCTGGCCCGGCTCATCCGCCGGTTCGACTGGTCCCCCGTCGACGGCCCCCGGCCCGAGCCCAAAGCGACGATTGTGCTCCGGCCCGCGGGCATTCATCGCATCCGCCTGACGCGAGCCGACTGA
- the floA gene encoding flotillin-like protein FloA (flotillin-like protein involved in membrane lipid rafts), producing the protein MSPWYIFVFAGLVFLVLLLIIFTIIFAKYFKLWLRAFVTRARINPASLVFMSLRKVNPNTIVDAKISAVQAGLQDISTGALEAHYLAGGNVQRVVRALIAAHRARIDLDWDTASAIDLAGRDVLDAVRTSVDPRVIDCPDSKQGKSTLDGVAKDGIQLKARARVTVRTNLSQLIGGATEETVIARVGEGIVSAIGSCASHKDVLANPMLIAQAVLRKSLDSQTAYEIVSIDIADIDVGDNVGARLQADQAEADVRVARAKAEQRRAEAVAREQEMQALTQENRAAVVLAEADVPKAMADAFLKGQMRAKAGANGSAV; encoded by the coding sequence ATGAGTCCGTGGTACATCTTCGTGTTTGCCGGACTGGTGTTCCTGGTCCTGCTGCTGATCATCTTCACGATCATCTTCGCGAAGTACTTCAAGCTGTGGCTGCGGGCCTTCGTGACACGAGCCCGGATCAACCCGGCTTCCCTCGTCTTCATGTCCCTGCGGAAGGTGAATCCGAACACGATCGTTGACGCCAAGATCAGTGCCGTGCAGGCCGGCCTGCAGGACATTTCCACAGGGGCTCTGGAAGCCCACTATCTGGCCGGCGGCAACGTGCAGCGCGTGGTCCGGGCGTTGATCGCCGCCCACCGGGCCCGGATCGATCTCGACTGGGACACCGCCTCGGCGATCGACCTCGCGGGACGCGACGTCCTGGACGCCGTGCGGACCAGCGTCGATCCCCGCGTCATCGACTGCCCGGACTCCAAGCAGGGAAAGTCGACCCTGGACGGAGTGGCCAAGGATGGAATTCAGCTCAAAGCCCGCGCCCGCGTGACGGTCCGGACGAACCTCAGCCAGCTCATCGGCGGGGCGACCGAAGAGACGGTCATCGCCCGCGTCGGCGAAGGGATCGTCTCGGCGATCGGCTCGTGCGCGTCGCACAAGGACGTTCTCGCCAACCCGATGCTGATTGCCCAGGCGGTGTTGCGGAAGAGCCTCGACAGCCAGACCGCGTACGAGATCGTCTCGATCGACATTGCGGATATTGACGTTGGCGACAATGTGGGAGCCCGGCTTCAGGCCGATCAGGCCGAGGCGGACGTCCGGGTCGCGCGGGCGAAGGCGGAGCAGCGGCGGGCAGAAGCCGTTGCCCGGGAACAGGAAATGCAGGCCCTGACGCAGGAGAACCGAGCGGCGGTCGTGTTGGCCGAAGCGGACGTTCCCAAGGCGATGGCGGACGCGTTTCTGAAGGGGCAGATGCGAGCCAAGGCGGGAGCCAACGGTTCGGCGGTCTGA
- a CDS encoding Gfo/Idh/MocA family protein — MSSDSAAPAPAAAPAPFRFVGINFDHMHMGDLLRKVHEHPGAEIAGICDADPARMQKVIENFQIPPERVFTDVKTCLKAVKPDAAILCPATGRHAEYVELVAPHKVHLLVEKPFAASLKHADRMIAAAKANKVRMAINWPIRWSPCHVTAHRLVSEGLIGQLEEVHHYGGNRGPLWHSADKVELTPTDAMKRKSWFYKKGEGGGSLLDYLGYGATFATWYHGGKKPLEVTAVTHGSAGLEVDEHSIVVCRYKVGLSKLETRWGTFTDPWTHQPQPKCGFILKGTAGTISSFDYSETLRVQTAECPEGRDVPVDVLEAPFRNPIEYFVHAVRNKVPFEGPLSPKISRVGQQIVDTAVKSAEKKKTIKLLE, encoded by the coding sequence ATGTCCTCCGACTCTGCCGCCCCCGCCCCCGCCGCTGCCCCGGCCCCGTTCCGATTCGTCGGGATCAACTTCGACCACATGCACATGGGGGACCTGCTCCGGAAGGTCCACGAGCATCCCGGGGCGGAGATCGCCGGGATCTGCGATGCCGACCCGGCCCGGATGCAGAAGGTCATCGAGAACTTCCAGATCCCGCCCGAGCGGGTGTTCACGGACGTCAAGACCTGTCTCAAGGCGGTGAAGCCGGACGCCGCAATCCTCTGCCCGGCGACGGGGCGGCATGCCGAGTACGTAGAGCTGGTCGCGCCGCACAAGGTTCATCTGCTTGTGGAAAAGCCGTTCGCAGCGTCGCTCAAGCATGCGGACCGGATGATCGCGGCGGCCAAGGCGAACAAGGTCCGGATGGCGATCAACTGGCCGATCCGCTGGTCCCCGTGTCATGTCACGGCCCACCGGCTGGTGAGCGAGGGGTTGATCGGCCAGCTCGAAGAGGTCCACCACTATGGTGGCAATCGCGGTCCGCTGTGGCATTCGGCGGACAAGGTGGAGCTGACGCCGACCGACGCGATGAAGCGGAAGAGCTGGTTCTACAAAAAGGGCGAGGGGGGCGGTTCGCTGCTCGATTACCTGGGATACGGGGCGACGTTCGCGACGTGGTATCACGGCGGGAAGAAGCCGCTGGAGGTGACGGCGGTGACGCATGGCTCGGCCGGGCTGGAGGTGGACGAGCACTCGATCGTTGTCTGTCGGTACAAGGTGGGGCTCTCGAAGCTGGAGACCCGGTGGGGGACGTTCACGGATCCCTGGACGCACCAGCCGCAGCCGAAGTGTGGATTCATCCTGAAGGGGACGGCGGGGACGATCAGCAGCTTTGATTATTCCGAGACGTTGCGGGTGCAGACGGCGGAGTGTCCGGAGGGGCGGGACGTTCCGGTCGATGTTCTGGAGGCGCCGTTCCGGAATCCGATCGAGTATTTCGTGCATGCGGTCCGGAACAAGGTGCCGTTCGAGGGTCCGCTCAGTCCGAAGATCTCGCGGGTTGGTCAGCAGATTGTGGACACGGCGGTGAAGAGTGCGGAGAAGAAGAAGACGATCAAGCTGCTGGAGTAA
- a CDS encoding DUF5685 family protein, whose product MFGFLRSSRDHRVWRQAYARCCQGLRRDYGLRVVPWLSYEAVALYLAAMDVRAVPPPGEAWPTCCRLRSIPRRAAAPDRAVVRYCSAAGVLLAGIKMEDDLRDDPTLAARMRARMLRGSVRRAEAELNAISPGLVERLRGEVTRHIAMEASRELVTLDAIVAPTSRAFGLLFEGVAGCCPSPTDEDRAALRRLGERLGSAIIRFDCAVDRERDARRGEFNPLRSAEEGEDSYDAALEDLHDAGTAWRMHVGSRSEIATLLERRIETLLRRSLPSTSNRGAIAEQCQLRRDRRSVYAHMNVCAVFECLECCVGFADCMTCCAPSRSHGCDCGTSTGCGCAFCDDLSSSSSTKTADDPEEPFIGRKGKCITALAPRGMIRIGGVRRRAETNGETLAKGTRVIVIAAESNGLIVKRADKEE is encoded by the coding sequence ATGTTCGGATTCCTTCGATCGTCCCGCGATCATCGGGTTTGGCGGCAGGCGTATGCCCGATGCTGCCAGGGGCTCCGGCGCGACTACGGATTGCGGGTCGTCCCGTGGCTCAGTTACGAGGCGGTCGCCCTGTACCTGGCCGCGATGGATGTGCGAGCGGTCCCGCCGCCGGGGGAGGCGTGGCCGACGTGCTGTCGACTCCGTTCGATTCCACGAAGAGCGGCGGCACCGGATCGGGCGGTCGTGCGGTACTGTTCCGCGGCGGGAGTCCTGCTGGCGGGGATCAAGATGGAGGATGACCTCCGCGATGATCCGACCCTGGCAGCGCGGATGCGGGCGCGGATGCTCCGCGGCTCCGTCCGACGGGCGGAGGCGGAACTCAACGCGATCTCGCCGGGGCTGGTCGAGCGGCTGCGGGGTGAGGTCACGCGGCATATCGCGATGGAAGCGAGTCGGGAACTCGTGACGCTCGATGCCATCGTGGCGCCGACCTCGCGAGCCTTCGGACTGCTGTTTGAAGGGGTCGCGGGATGTTGTCCCTCGCCCACCGATGAGGACCGTGCGGCGCTTCGCCGACTGGGTGAGCGACTCGGCTCGGCGATCATCCGCTTCGACTGCGCAGTCGATCGGGAACGGGATGCGCGTCGCGGTGAGTTCAATCCGCTCCGTTCAGCCGAGGAGGGGGAAGACTCGTACGATGCGGCGCTCGAGGACCTGCATGACGCCGGGACGGCGTGGCGGATGCATGTCGGTTCACGCTCGGAGATCGCCACGCTGCTGGAGCGGCGGATCGAGACGTTGCTGCGTCGTTCCCTGCCCTCCACTTCGAACCGTGGTGCGATCGCGGAGCAGTGCCAACTTCGCCGCGATCGGCGGTCGGTCTATGCCCACATGAATGTGTGCGCGGTGTTTGAGTGCCTGGAGTGCTGCGTCGGATTCGCCGACTGCATGACCTGCTGTGCCCCTTCCCGCTCGCATGGCTGTGACTGCGGAACGTCGACGGGATGCGGATGCGCGTTCTGCGATGACCTAAGTTCCTCCTCTTCGACGAAAACGGCGGACGATCCCGAAGAGCCGTTCATCGGCCGCAAGGGGAAGTGCATCACGGCTCTGGCGCCGCGGGGGATGATCCGCATCGGCGGTGTCCGGCGGCGCGCGGAGACGAACGGAGAGACTCTCGCGAAGGGGACGCGGGTCATCGTGATTGCGGCGGAGTCGAACGGCCTGATCGTGAAGCGGGCCGACAAAGAAGAATGA
- a CDS encoding CRTAC1 family protein, translated as MLKLCRPLIPLALLLAAIATSHGCREQPAPAPSPAPPPGPSTSLPPGSEAARPSPSPAATSSPTTRLAFRDRTQDAGVSFVYHDDQEAGRFAILEMLGGGLALRDFDRDGQLDLLATGGGRYTGPRELEGRPLGYFRARSAWHYTPATEAAQLPTSRYYSHGIAAADTDEDGFTDVLITGYGGVQALRNLGDGTFLDVTEESGLDDPFWSSSAAWTDLNNDAILDLYVAHYVDWSFDNDPFCPGPKGAREVCPPRRYDGLQDAVFFGKGDGTFENVTEKVGLRKDGKGLGCITADFDLDGDQDVYVSNDTVPSFFYRNRGDGTLEDLSLLSGTSLSAEGTANGSMGIDVADFNRDGKPDLWVSNYERETFGLYRNTGGCFFEHASRSTGLAAVPSLYVGWGTIFSDFDLDGDEDVFVSNGHVLRYPVNSPTHQLPLIFDFSGTRFLNVAEQTGDYGRSPHMGRGVTAGDLDDDGDVDLAISHINDPLALLENTSDSAGRHWLKIRLVGRETNREAVGALVSLTLSDGTRLTRQVKGGGSYASTVDPCLHFGLGTADTSAPSRLEVRWPGGSPETVEVHPVDRSITIVQGLGAL; from the coding sequence ATGCTGAAGTTGTGTCGCCCCCTCATCCCCCTGGCACTCCTGCTGGCCGCGATCGCCACAAGCCATGGATGCCGCGAACAACCCGCCCCCGCGCCCTCACCTGCCCCTCCGCCAGGGCCCTCGACCTCCCTGCCTCCCGGTTCCGAAGCCGCCCGACCGTCCCCGTCCCCCGCGGCCACCTCGAGTCCGACCACACGCCTCGCCTTCCGGGACAGGACCCAGGACGCCGGCGTCTCCTTCGTCTACCACGACGACCAGGAAGCGGGCCGGTTCGCCATCCTGGAAATGCTCGGCGGCGGACTCGCCCTCCGCGACTTCGACCGCGACGGCCAGCTCGACCTCCTGGCGACCGGCGGAGGACGCTACACCGGCCCGCGGGAACTGGAAGGACGCCCCCTCGGCTACTTCCGCGCCCGCTCGGCCTGGCACTACACCCCTGCCACCGAGGCGGCGCAGCTCCCCACATCGCGGTACTACTCGCACGGCATCGCCGCGGCCGACACCGACGAGGACGGATTCACCGACGTCCTGATCACGGGCTACGGAGGAGTGCAGGCGCTGCGGAACCTCGGCGACGGAACGTTCCTCGACGTCACGGAGGAGAGCGGCCTCGACGATCCGTTCTGGAGCAGCAGCGCCGCCTGGACCGACCTCAACAACGACGCGATCCTCGATCTCTATGTGGCCCACTACGTGGACTGGTCATTCGACAACGACCCGTTCTGCCCCGGCCCCAAAGGAGCCCGAGAAGTCTGCCCCCCGCGGCGCTACGACGGCCTGCAGGACGCCGTGTTCTTCGGGAAAGGGGACGGAACCTTTGAGAACGTCACGGAGAAAGTGGGGCTGCGGAAAGACGGCAAGGGGCTCGGCTGCATCACGGCCGACTTCGACCTCGACGGCGACCAGGACGTCTACGTCTCCAACGACACCGTCCCGAGCTTCTTCTACCGCAACCGGGGCGACGGAACGCTCGAAGATCTTTCCCTCCTCAGCGGCACCAGCCTCAGCGCCGAAGGGACTGCCAACGGCAGCATGGGGATCGACGTCGCCGACTTCAATCGGGATGGAAAGCCCGACCTCTGGGTCTCCAACTACGAGCGGGAGACGTTCGGCCTCTATCGGAACACGGGGGGCTGCTTCTTCGAACACGCCAGCCGCTCCACGGGGCTCGCGGCCGTCCCCAGCCTCTACGTCGGATGGGGAACGATCTTCAGCGACTTCGACCTCGACGGCGACGAAGACGTCTTCGTCTCGAACGGCCACGTCCTCCGCTACCCGGTCAACTCGCCGACGCACCAGCTTCCGCTCATCTTCGATTTCTCGGGAACACGGTTCCTGAACGTCGCCGAGCAGACGGGTGACTACGGCCGCAGCCCCCACATGGGCCGAGGCGTGACCGCCGGCGACCTGGACGACGACGGCGACGTCGACCTGGCGATCTCCCACATCAACGACCCGCTGGCACTGCTCGAGAACACCTCGGACTCCGCCGGCCGCCATTGGCTGAAGATCCGGCTCGTAGGGAGAGAGACAAACCGGGAAGCGGTCGGAGCCCTGGTCTCCCTCACCCTGAGCGACGGAACGCGGCTCACGCGGCAGGTGAAAGGAGGGGGGAGCTACGCCTCGACCGTCGACCCCTGCCTGCACTTCGGCCTCGGAACAGCGGACACGTCCGCTCCGAGCCGGCTCGAAGTCCGCTGGCCCGGAGGATCGCCGGAAACGGTCGAAGTCCATCCGGTCGACCGCTCGATCACGATCGTCCAGGGCCTCGGAGCGCTCTGA